From Spartinivicinus ruber, the proteins below share one genomic window:
- the rpsS gene encoding 30S ribosomal protein S19 has protein sequence MPRSLKKGPFIDLHLLKKVEDAVEKSDKRPIKTWSRRSMILPQMVGLTIAVHNGRQHVPVFVTEDMVGHKLGEFAATRTYRGHAADKKAKRK, from the coding sequence GTGCCACGTTCACTTAAAAAAGGTCCATTTATAGACCTTCACTTACTGAAGAAGGTTGAGGACGCTGTTGAAAAAAGCGATAAGCGTCCCATTAAAACTTGGTCGCGCCGCTCTATGATTCTTCCGCAAATGGTTGGTTTAACAATTGCGGTTCATAACGGGCGTCAGCATGTACCTGTCTTTGTTACTGAAGACATGGTTGGTCATAAATTGGGCGAGTTTGCTGCAACACGTACTTATCGTGGTCACGCAGCAGACAAGAAAGCCAAGCGTAAGTAA
- the rplC gene encoding 50S ribosomal protein L3, with amino-acid sequence MSIGLVGKKCGMTRIFTEDGASVPVTVIEVDPNRITQVKTESTDGYNAIQITTGAKKASRVSKPLAGHYAKADTPAGRGLWEFRADNAEYKVGDQINVGLFEAGQKVDVTGRSKGKGFAGTVKRWNFSTQDATHGNSLSHRAPGSIGQCQTPGRVFKGKKMAGQMGNQRVTVQSLEVVRVDVERNLLLIKGAVPGATGSDVVVRPAVKCG; translated from the coding sequence ATGAGTATCGGATTAGTCGGAAAAAAATGCGGCATGACGCGCATTTTTACCGAAGACGGTGCCTCTGTACCTGTTACTGTTATCGAAGTCGATCCTAACCGGATTACCCAGGTTAAAACAGAATCGACTGATGGCTACAATGCTATCCAAATTACCACTGGTGCCAAAAAAGCTTCTCGTGTGAGCAAGCCTTTAGCTGGCCACTATGCTAAAGCTGATACACCAGCTGGCCGTGGGTTGTGGGAATTTCGTGCTGATAACGCTGAGTACAAAGTAGGCGACCAAATCAATGTAGGTCTCTTTGAGGCTGGTCAAAAAGTTGATGTTACTGGACGTTCTAAAGGTAAAGGGTTTGCCGGCACAGTTAAACGCTGGAACTTCTCTACTCAGGATGCTACTCACGGTAACTCTCTGTCTCACCGTGCCCCTGGCTCTATTGGTCAGTGTCAAACCCCAGGCCGTGTTTTCAAAGGCAAGAAAATGGCCGGTCAAATGGGTAACCAGCGGGTGACAGTTCAGTCCCTTGAAGTTGTACGTGTTGATGTCGAACGCAACCTGCTGTTAATCAAAGGTGCAGTTCCTGGTGCTACAGGTTCTGATGTGGTCGTTCGTCCAGCCGTTAAGTGTGGCTAA
- the rplD gene encoding 50S ribosomal protein L4 produces the protein MDLNVTGAGTVQVSDHTFTAAFNETLVHQAVVAYLAGARQGTRAQKTRSEVSGGGRKPWRQKGTGRARAGTIRSPIWRSGGVTFAAKPQDHTQKLNKKMYRAALRSILSELVRQERLVVVEDFTVAAPKTKEVLNKLKELEATNALIVTDAVEENLYLGARNIPHVDVCDVNAANPVSLVAHEKVVATVAALRKFEEMLG, from the coding sequence ATGGATTTGAATGTAACTGGTGCCGGTACGGTCCAAGTTTCTGATCACACCTTCACCGCAGCTTTTAACGAAACTCTGGTTCATCAGGCAGTCGTTGCTTATTTAGCTGGTGCTCGTCAAGGTACTCGTGCGCAGAAAACTCGCTCAGAAGTGAGTGGCGGTGGACGTAAACCATGGCGTCAAAAGGGTACTGGTCGTGCTCGTGCAGGTACTATTCGTAGTCCAATCTGGCGTTCAGGTGGTGTGACTTTTGCGGCTAAGCCTCAAGATCACACACAAAAGCTGAACAAGAAAATGTACCGCGCTGCATTGCGGAGCATCTTGTCAGAGTTGGTACGCCAAGAGCGTTTGGTAGTTGTAGAAGACTTTACAGTTGCTGCACCAAAAACTAAAGAAGTGCTTAACAAGCTAAAAGAACTTGAAGCTACTAATGCACTGATCGTTACAGATGCAGTTGAAGAAAACCTGTATCTGGGTGCCCGCAACATTCCTCATGTTGATGTTTGCGATGTGAATGCTGCAAATCCAGTTAGCCTGGTTGCTCATGAAAAAGTTGTCGCAACTGTCGCTGCCTTAAGAAAGTTTGAGGAGATGTTAGGATGA
- the rpsJ gene encoding 30S ribosomal protein S10 produces MQNQQIRIRLKAFDHRLIDVSTQEIVETAKRTGAQVRGPIPLPTKKERFTVLISPHVNKDARDQYEIRTHKRLLDIVEPTDKTVDALMKLDLAAGVEVQISLA; encoded by the coding sequence ATGCAAAATCAGCAGATTCGTATCCGTTTAAAAGCGTTTGATCACCGCCTGATTGATGTGTCTACCCAGGAAATTGTAGAAACTGCAAAGCGTACTGGGGCTCAGGTGCGTGGTCCAATCCCATTGCCTACCAAAAAAGAGCGGTTTACCGTACTGATTTCACCTCACGTCAACAAAGACGCTCGTGATCAGTATGAAATTCGCACTCACAAGCGCTTGCTGGATATCGTCGAGCCTACCGATAAAACGGTTGATGCTTTGATGAAGTTAGATCTGGCTGCGGGTGTTGAGGTTCAAATCAGCTTAGCCTGA
- the rpsC gene encoding 30S ribosomal protein S3 translates to MGQKVHPTGIRLGIVKDHTSVWFAEGREYADKLITDLQVRKYIQDKLKNASVSRVEIQRPAQNAKITIHTARPGIVIGKKGEDVEKLRRDISAKMGVPVHINIEEIRKPELDAMLVAQSVCNQLERRVMFRRAMKRAVQNAMRLGAKGIKIQISGRLGGAEIARTEWYREGRVPLHTLRADIDYAHYEALTTYGILGVKVWIFKGEVIGGIREDEKPAKKPASKKKAAK, encoded by the coding sequence ATGGGCCAGAAAGTACATCCAACGGGTATTCGCCTTGGCATCGTAAAAGACCACACTTCTGTATGGTTTGCAGAAGGACGGGAATACGCTGACAAGCTAATTACCGACTTACAAGTTCGTAAGTATATTCAAGATAAACTGAAAAATGCTTCTGTTAGTCGCGTAGAAATCCAGCGCCCTGCTCAGAACGCCAAAATTACTATTCACACTGCCCGTCCAGGAATTGTGATTGGTAAAAAAGGCGAGGACGTTGAAAAACTACGTCGCGATATTTCTGCAAAAATGGGTGTGCCAGTTCACATCAATATCGAAGAAATTCGCAAGCCAGAGCTAGATGCCATGCTAGTTGCACAGAGTGTGTGTAATCAGCTAGAGCGCCGTGTAATGTTCCGTCGTGCAATGAAACGTGCGGTACAAAATGCGATGCGTTTAGGTGCTAAGGGGATCAAAATCCAAATCAGTGGCCGTTTAGGTGGTGCAGAAATCGCACGTACTGAATGGTACCGCGAAGGTCGTGTACCTCTACACACTCTGCGTGCTGATATCGATTATGCCCACTATGAAGCCCTGACAACATACGGCATCTTGGGTGTTAAAGTTTGGATCTTCAAAGGCGAGGTGATTGGTGGTATTCGTGAAGACGAAAAACCAGCCAAAAAGCCAGCCAGCAAGAAGAAAGCGGCTAAGTAA
- the rpmC gene encoding 50S ribosomal protein L29, which produces MKATELREKSVEELNEQLLALLHDQFNYRMQKATGQLGQTHLLKQVRRDIARVKTVLNERAGK; this is translated from the coding sequence ATGAAAGCAACTGAATTACGTGAAAAATCCGTCGAAGAGCTGAACGAACAGCTATTAGCGCTGTTACACGACCAGTTCAACTATCGGATGCAAAAAGCGACTGGACAATTAGGGCAGACTCATTTGCTCAAACAAGTCCGCCGTGACATTGCCCGTGTTAAAACTGTGCTGAATGAAAGAGCAGGTAAGTAA
- the rplV gene encoding 50S ribosomal protein L22 translates to MTMEVAASHKGANISAQKARLVADQIRGKAVDEALNILTFSNKKAAVLVKKVLESAIANAEHNEGADIDELRVSTVFVDEGRTLKRIRPRAKGRADRILKRSCHITVKVAEK, encoded by the coding sequence ATGACAATGGAAGTAGCCGCTAGTCATAAAGGCGCTAACATATCTGCCCAAAAAGCGCGCTTGGTTGCCGACCAGATTCGCGGAAAAGCGGTAGATGAAGCACTGAATATTTTAACCTTCAGCAACAAAAAAGCTGCTGTATTGGTTAAAAAAGTATTGGAATCAGCTATTGCCAATGCTGAGCACAATGAAGGTGCTGATATCGACGAATTAAGGGTTTCTACAGTCTTCGTTGACGAAGGTAGAACCCTGAAAAGAATTCGTCCTCGTGCTAAAGGCCGTGCTGATCGCATTTTGAAGCGATCTTGCCATATTACGGTCAAGGTTGCTGAGAAATAG
- the tuf gene encoding elongation factor Tu — MAKAKFERNKPHVNVGTIGHVDHGKTTLTAALTRVCAEAFGGEVKAFDQIDNAPEERERGITISTAHVEYDSPVRHYAHVDCPGHADYVKNMITGAAQMDGAILVCSAADGPMPQTREHILLSRQVGVPYIVVFLNKADMVDDEELLELVEMEVRELLSQYDFPGDDTPIITGSALMALEGKDDNGMGTSAVKKLVETLDEYIPEPERAIDQPFLMPIEDVFSISGRGTVVTGRVERGIVKVGDEIEIIGIRDTQKTTCTGVEMFRKLLDEGRAGENVGVLLRGTKRDDVERGQVLAIPGSITPHTKFESEVYVLSKDEGGRHTPFFKGYRPQFYFRTTDVTGAVELPEGVEMVMPGDNIQMKVELIAPIAMEEGLRFAIREGGRTVGAGVVAKIIE; from the coding sequence ATGGCAAAAGCAAAATTTGAACGTAATAAGCCCCACGTAAACGTAGGTACTATCGGCCACGTTGACCACGGTAAAACAACGCTAACTGCAGCATTAACTCGTGTATGCGCAGAAGCTTTTGGTGGTGAAGTAAAAGCATTCGATCAAATCGATAATGCCCCTGAAGAGCGTGAGCGTGGTATTACTATCTCAACTGCGCACGTTGAGTATGACTCTCCAGTTCGTCACTATGCACACGTTGACTGTCCAGGACACGCTGACTATGTGAAAAACATGATCACTGGTGCGGCTCAAATGGACGGCGCTATTCTAGTTTGTTCTGCTGCTGATGGCCCCATGCCTCAGACTCGTGAGCACATCTTATTGTCTCGTCAGGTAGGTGTACCTTACATCGTTGTTTTCTTAAACAAAGCTGACATGGTAGACGACGAAGAGCTGCTAGAGTTGGTCGAAATGGAAGTGCGTGAGCTGTTAAGCCAGTATGACTTCCCGGGCGACGATACTCCAATCATCACAGGTTCTGCGCTAATGGCGTTAGAAGGTAAAGATGATAATGGTATGGGTACTTCTGCGGTTAAGAAACTGGTCGAGACTTTAGACGAGTACATCCCAGAGCCAGAGCGTGCTATCGATCAGCCATTCTTAATGCCTATCGAAGACGTATTCTCTATCTCTGGCCGTGGTACAGTAGTAACTGGTCGTGTAGAGCGTGGTATTGTTAAAGTTGGTGATGAAATTGAAATCATCGGTATCCGCGACACGCAAAAAACGACCTGTACTGGTGTAGAGATGTTCCGTAAGCTGCTTGACGAAGGTCGTGCAGGTGAGAACGTCGGTGTATTGTTACGTGGTACTAAGCGTGACGACGTAGAGCGTGGTCAAGTATTGGCTATTCCTGGCTCTATCACGCCACACACTAAGTTTGAATCAGAAGTATACGTACTGAGCAAAGACGAAGGTGGGCGTCATACACCTTTCTTCAAAGGCTATCGTCCTCAGTTCTACTTCCGTACGACTGACGTAACAGGTGCGGTAGAATTGCCAGAAGGTGTTGAAATGGTAATGCCTGGTGACAACATTCAAATGAAAGTTGAGCTGATTGCGCCAATCGCAATGGAAGAAGGCTTGCGCTTCGCTATTCGTGAAGGTGGTCGTACCGTTGGTGCTGGTGTAGTAGCAAAAATTATTGAGTAA
- the rplN gene encoding 50S ribosomal protein L14, which produces MIQTETVLDVADNSGARRVMCIKVLGGSHRRYASVGDIIKVTVKEAIPRGKVKKGQVMNAVVVRTRKGVRRQDGSVIRFDGNAAVLLNNQNQPIGTRIFGPVTRELRSEQFMKIISLAPEVL; this is translated from the coding sequence ATGATTCAGACTGAAACCGTGCTTGACGTTGCTGATAACAGCGGTGCGCGTCGAGTGATGTGTATAAAGGTATTAGGCGGCTCACACCGTCGCTACGCTAGTGTTGGCGATATTATTAAAGTAACAGTTAAAGAAGCTATTCCGCGTGGCAAGGTCAAAAAAGGCCAAGTCATGAATGCGGTTGTTGTTCGTACGAGAAAAGGTGTTCGTCGTCAGGATGGATCAGTGATTCGTTTTGATGGCAATGCTGCGGTATTGCTAAACAACCAGAATCAGCCGATTGGCACCCGTATTTTCGGCCCTGTTACTCGTGAGCTGCGTTCAGAGCAGTTTATGAAAATTATTTCTTTGGCACCTGAAGTGCTATAG
- the rplB gene encoding 50S ribosomal protein L2, with amino-acid sequence MAIVKCKPTSPGRRFVVKVVNQDLHKGAPYAPLVEKKSKSGGRNNSGRITTRHRGGGHKQHYRIIDFRRNKDGINGVVERLEYDPNRTANIALIKYADGERRYIIAPKNLKQGDQVVSGVDAPIKVGNTLPLRNIPVGSVIHCIEMKPGKGAQMARSAGASAQLVAREGAYVTLRLRSGEMRKILAECRATLGEVSNSEHNLRSLGKAGAKRWRGVRPTVRGVAMNPVDHPHGGGEGRTSGGRHPVSPWGMPTKGRKTRSNKRTDKLIVRRRGK; translated from the coding sequence ATGGCAATCGTAAAATGTAAACCTACATCTCCGGGGCGTCGCTTTGTAGTTAAAGTCGTCAACCAGGACTTGCACAAAGGTGCTCCTTATGCGCCTTTAGTAGAGAAGAAGTCTAAATCTGGTGGACGTAATAACAGTGGCCGGATTACTACTCGCCATCGTGGCGGCGGTCACAAGCAACACTACCGGATTATTGATTTTCGTCGCAACAAAGATGGTATCAATGGCGTTGTAGAGCGTCTTGAGTACGATCCAAACAGAACGGCTAACATTGCTTTAATTAAGTATGCCGATGGTGAGCGTCGCTACATCATTGCGCCTAAAAACCTAAAGCAAGGTGATCAAGTTGTTTCAGGTGTTGATGCGCCGATCAAAGTAGGTAATACCCTACCACTTCGCAATATTCCTGTTGGTAGTGTAATCCACTGTATTGAGATGAAACCTGGTAAAGGTGCTCAAATGGCGCGTAGTGCAGGAGCTTCTGCACAGTTAGTCGCTCGTGAAGGTGCTTATGTTACCTTAAGGCTTCGTTCTGGCGAGATGCGTAAAATTCTTGCTGAATGTCGTGCCACTTTAGGTGAAGTATCAAACAGTGAACATAACCTACGTTCTTTAGGTAAGGCTGGTGCAAAACGCTGGCGTGGTGTTCGTCCAACAGTTCGTGGTGTTGCCATGAACCCAGTGGATCACCCACACGGTGGTGGTGAAGGTCGTACTTCTGGTGGTCGTCACCCTGTTTCTCCATGGGGTATGCCGACTAAAGGCCGTAAAACTCGTAGCAATAAGCGTACAGACAAACTTATTGTCCGTCGCCGCGGCAAGTAA
- the rplW gene encoding 50S ribosomal protein L23 has protein sequence MNQERIFKVLLGPHISEKATVQADLAGQYVFRVATTATKLEIKKAVEKLFEVKVKAIQTVKVKGKTKRTARGLGKRSDWKKAYVCLEQGQEIDFADAE, from the coding sequence ATGAACCAGGAGCGAATCTTTAAAGTACTGCTTGGTCCGCACATTTCCGAGAAGGCAACTGTTCAAGCTGACTTAGCTGGTCAGTATGTATTTAGAGTTGCTACCACAGCTACCAAGCTAGAAATTAAAAAAGCTGTAGAAAAGCTTTTTGAAGTCAAAGTCAAAGCGATTCAAACCGTTAAGGTCAAAGGCAAAACTAAGCGTACTGCACGCGGCCTTGGTAAGCGTTCTGACTGGAAAAAAGCGTATGTCTGTCTTGAGCAAGGTCAAGAAATTGATTTTGCTGACGCTGAGTAA
- the rpsQ gene encoding 30S ribosomal protein S17 produces the protein MADTDKQVRTLSGRVISNKMDKTVTVLLERKVKHPIYGKYVKRSTKLHAHDERNECQIGDWVTIKETRPLSKSKTFELVSIDERATQV, from the coding sequence ATGGCAGACACAGATAAGCAAGTGCGGACACTAAGCGGCCGAGTAATCAGTAACAAAATGGATAAAACCGTTACTGTATTGCTAGAGCGCAAGGTAAAGCACCCTATATACGGTAAGTATGTGAAACGCTCCACTAAGTTGCATGCGCATGATGAACGCAACGAATGCCAGATTGGTGATTGGGTAACCATCAAGGAAACTAGACCATTATCAAAGAGCAAAACCTTTGAGCTGGTTTCTATTGATGAACGAGCTACACAAGTTTAA
- the rplX gene encoding 50S ribosomal protein L24, with translation MQKIKRGDEVIVITGKDKGKTGKVVKVQQDGRFIISGINMVKRHVKPNPMLGKPGGIVEKEAPIQASNVAIYNAETKKADRVGFEGAGKEKKRIFKSTGKPVDA, from the coding sequence ATGCAAAAAATTAAACGTGGTGACGAAGTCATCGTTATTACCGGCAAAGATAAAGGTAAAACGGGCAAGGTTGTAAAAGTACAACAAGACGGCCGTTTTATTATTTCAGGTATCAACATGGTTAAACGCCATGTTAAGCCTAATCCTATGCTGGGTAAGCCTGGTGGTATTGTAGAAAAAGAAGCACCTATTCAGGCTTCTAATGTTGCAATTTACAATGCTGAAACTAAAAAAGCTGATCGCGTTGGCTTTGAAGGCGCTGGTAAAGAGAAAAAGCGTATCTTCAAGTCTACCGGTAAGCCGGTCGATGCATAA
- the rplP gene encoding 50S ribosomal protein L16: MLQPKRTKFRKQMKGRNRGLAIRGSKVSFGEYALKSTGRGRITARQIEAARRAMTRHIKRGGKIWIRIFPDKPITQKPLEVRQGKGKGSVEYWVCQIQPGRVLYEMEGVSEELAREAFALAAAKLPVETTFVKRTVM, from the coding sequence ATGTTACAACCAAAGCGTACGAAGTTTCGTAAGCAAATGAAGGGCCGTAATCGCGGTCTAGCGATTCGTGGCTCTAAAGTCAGTTTCGGTGAATATGCTTTAAAATCGACTGGTCGTGGCCGTATCACTGCTCGCCAAATTGAGGCAGCACGTCGTGCAATGACTCGTCATATCAAGCGTGGTGGTAAAATCTGGATCCGTATTTTCCCAGACAAACCAATCACCCAAAAACCCTTGGAAGTTCGTCAAGGTAAAGGTAAAGGTAGCGTTGAATACTGGGTTTGCCAGATTCAGCCAGGTCGTGTGCTCTACGAAATGGAAGGTGTTTCTGAAGAATTAGCACGCGAAGCATTTGCGCTTGCGGCAGCTAAGCTACCTGTAGAAACAACTTTCGTGAAACGGACGGTGATGTAA